The following proteins are encoded in a genomic region of Streptomyces sp. NBC_01723:
- a CDS encoding GNAT family N-acetyltransferase, which yields MVGHVRSASRPDFLSKPSLSGEQVRLRPVTLDDVSALMPMFLDAEASRLTGSHDDGALDEGRIRTWYDSRWEQDDRLDLAVVELATGHVVGEAVLNEWDPGNESCSFRICLVPGTYGSGLGTEATRLIVGYGFEELGLHRISLEVYAFNPRARRAYEKVGFVAEGVLRDALLWEGERVDATVMSILAPEWFQHGGRPEGAGHASA from the coding sequence ATGGTTGGTCACGTTCGAAGTGCTTCACGCCCGGACTTCCTCAGCAAGCCGTCGCTGAGCGGTGAACAGGTGCGGCTCCGGCCGGTCACACTGGATGACGTGTCTGCGCTGATGCCGATGTTCCTGGATGCAGAGGCATCACGGCTGACCGGCAGCCATGACGACGGGGCACTCGATGAGGGGCGCATACGTACCTGGTACGACAGCCGCTGGGAGCAAGACGACCGGCTGGACCTTGCCGTGGTCGAGCTGGCGACGGGGCACGTCGTCGGCGAGGCGGTCCTCAACGAGTGGGACCCGGGCAACGAAAGTTGCAGCTTCCGGATCTGCCTGGTGCCCGGCACTTATGGATCGGGGCTGGGGACGGAGGCGACCCGTTTGATCGTCGGGTATGGCTTCGAGGAGCTGGGTCTGCACCGCATCTCGCTGGAGGTCTACGCGTTCAATCCGCGAGCCCGCCGCGCTTACGAGAAGGTGGGGTTCGTCGCCGAGGGCGTGCTGCGTGACGCACTGCTCTGGGAGGGCGAGCGGGTGGACGCGACGGTGATGTCGATCCTGGCTCCGGAGTGGTTCCAGCACGGTGGACGTCCGGAAGGAGCTGGTCACGCATCAGCCTGA
- a CDS encoding MFS transporter encodes MLLAATFMGILDVLIVNVAAPSIQRDLNAGFADLQLVISGYVLAYAVALTTGGRLGGTYGHKRVFVTGLVAFVVMSTACAAAPTAGALIVLRIGQGLAAALMLPQVLALIQTVFSPQERPRALALYGATLGMGAIAGQILGGLLLELDVFGLGRRSVFLVNVPIGLVAAACAAALLPGSRPGDRHELDIPGLLLTAIAMTLLIYPLIRGQAGGWPPWIWAMFGGSALALSALWRVEQRSARSGGTPLVRPSLLRKRGFSLGLAVVVFFYSGNYGLFLLLAYVFQDGLHLSPLGSGIAFLPLGVGFAGASMVGRRLAARYGKAVLVAGAGAMAVGYLVLIVTLLPGPAPDAPLAALTMAPALLVAGAGGGLVAAPLVGSILATVPAEDAGAGSAILLTVNQAAISLGVAVFGTLFVALLGADPQETAASLSATDFTRALIDCSWLLVALAAVTGLLIRRLPRR; translated from the coding sequence GTGCTGCTCGCCGCCACGTTCATGGGCATCCTCGACGTACTGATCGTCAACGTCGCCGCCCCCTCCATTCAGCGCGATCTGAACGCGGGGTTCGCCGATCTCCAGCTTGTCATCAGCGGGTATGTGCTGGCGTACGCCGTCGCCCTGACCACCGGAGGGCGGCTGGGCGGCACGTACGGGCACAAGCGGGTGTTCGTGACGGGCCTGGTGGCGTTCGTGGTGATGTCGACGGCGTGCGCGGCGGCGCCGACGGCCGGGGCGCTCATCGTGCTGCGCATCGGGCAGGGGCTGGCGGCGGCTCTGATGCTGCCTCAGGTCCTGGCGCTGATCCAGACCGTCTTCTCGCCGCAGGAACGGCCCCGCGCCCTGGCGCTGTACGGGGCGACGTTGGGGATGGGGGCGATCGCGGGGCAGATTCTCGGCGGGCTGCTGCTCGAACTCGACGTGTTCGGCCTGGGCCGGCGTTCCGTCTTCCTGGTCAACGTGCCGATCGGGCTGGTCGCGGCGGCGTGTGCTGCCGCCCTGCTCCCCGGGTCACGGCCCGGGGACCGGCACGAACTCGACATTCCCGGGCTGCTGTTGACCGCGATCGCCATGACCCTGCTCATCTATCCGCTCATCCGGGGCCAGGCGGGCGGGTGGCCGCCGTGGATCTGGGCGATGTTCGGCGGCTCGGCGCTGGCGCTGTCCGCGCTGTGGCGGGTGGAGCAGCGAAGTGCCCGTTCGGGAGGTACGCCGCTCGTGCGGCCCTCCCTCCTGCGCAAGCGCGGATTCAGTCTGGGACTGGCCGTCGTCGTCTTCTTCTACAGCGGCAACTACGGGCTGTTCCTGCTGCTCGCCTACGTCTTTCAGGACGGGCTGCACCTGTCGCCGCTCGGTTCGGGCATCGCGTTCCTGCCGCTCGGCGTCGGGTTCGCCGGTGCCTCGATGGTGGGCCGGAGACTGGCGGCGCGGTACGGGAAGGCCGTGCTCGTCGCCGGAGCCGGAGCCATGGCGGTCGGATACCTCGTCCTCATCGTCACTCTGCTGCCCGGCCCCGCACCGGACGCGCCTCTCGCCGCGCTCACCATGGCTCCGGCGCTGCTCGTCGCCGGTGCGGGCGGGGGACTGGTGGCGGCACCGCTGGTCGGCAGCATCCTGGCCACCGTCCCGGCGGAGGACGCCGGTGCGGGCTCCGCCATCCTGCTCACCGTCAACCAGGCCGCCATCTCGCTGGGGGTGGCCGTGTTCGGCACGCTCTTCGTCGCCCTGCTCGGCGCCGACCCGCAGGAGACGGCGGCTTCCCTGTCGGCCACCGACTTCACGCGGGCGCTGATCGACTGCTCGTGGCTGCTGGTGGCCCTGGCAGCGGTCACCGGCCTGCTGATCCGGCGGCTGCCGCGGCGGTAG
- a CDS encoding helix-turn-helix transcriptional regulator, translating into MSRPQRLIELLAALQAHPRTTAEALAEELGVSARTVLRDVRALVDAGIPVFTERGKYGGISLLPGDQVDLAKLTTGEADLLRAVGLDLDRARQLGGEAAARSALRKLTSRRSPPPARDDLPLALTDVIAIDNRPWFEEAAPLPDVAGLVRDVRTARRLRVLYRRSGATDARDLVVDPYGLAQRGGRWYLVADRDGRPRMFALSRLQRWTVLDDARRLRPGADLVGTARELGEALESEGRVMVTARVDAASLDLARRILGARLRTAGEPGADGRVEVTVAYDRIDAVRQLLQFSEHIEVVAPQEARELVRRLAAGVARTHAG; encoded by the coding sequence ATGAGCCGGCCCCAACGCCTGATCGAGCTGCTCGCCGCGTTGCAGGCACATCCGCGGACCACCGCCGAGGCGCTGGCCGAGGAGCTGGGAGTCTCGGCGAGGACGGTGCTGCGCGACGTGCGGGCGCTGGTCGACGCGGGCATCCCCGTCTTCACCGAGCGGGGCAAGTACGGCGGCATCAGCCTGCTGCCCGGCGACCAGGTGGACCTGGCGAAGCTGACGACCGGTGAGGCGGACTTGCTGCGGGCGGTCGGGCTCGATCTCGACCGGGCCCGCCAGCTCGGCGGCGAGGCGGCCGCCCGGTCGGCGCTGCGCAAGCTCACCTCGCGCCGGTCACCGCCGCCCGCCCGGGACGACCTGCCGCTGGCCCTCACCGACGTGATCGCGATCGACAACCGGCCCTGGTTCGAGGAAGCCGCGCCCCTGCCCGACGTGGCGGGCCTGGTCCGCGACGTGCGTACGGCAAGGCGGCTGCGGGTCCTGTACCGGCGCAGCGGCGCCACGGACGCGCGGGACCTCGTGGTCGACCCGTACGGGCTCGCGCAGCGCGGCGGGCGCTGGTACCTGGTCGCCGACCGCGACGGGCGGCCCCGCATGTTCGCGCTCTCCCGCCTCCAGCGCTGGACCGTACTGGACGACGCCCGCCGGCTGCGGCCCGGTGCCGACCTCGTGGGCACGGCGCGGGAGCTGGGCGAGGCGCTGGAGAGCGAGGGACGGGTCATGGTCACCGCCCGCGTCGACGCCGCCAGCCTCGACCTCGCCCGCCGGATCCTGGGCGCCAGGCTCAGGACGGCGGGCGAACCGGGGGCGGACGGGCGGGTCGAGGTCACCGTGGCGTACGACCGGATCGACGCGGTACGCCAGTTGTTGCAGTTCAGCGAGCACATCGAGGTCGTCGCCCCGCAGGAGGCCAGGGAGCTGGTGCGCCGCCTCGCGGCGGGCGTCGCGCGCACGCACGCGGGGTGA
- a CDS encoding ATP-binding protein, protein MPENDPWEYSLYIPNDPRAVTVCRRTLRLILTMHGLIRLVDLAELLATELVSNAVRHTKGPAALRVRWSGTGVLRLGAWDADPSPPEPPQPFDRALDREDGRGLAMVRACADVWGWQPLAREGNRGKYVWCELGTATAREARTA, encoded by the coding sequence ATGCCCGAAAACGATCCGTGGGAGTACTCCCTCTACATCCCGAACGACCCCCGCGCAGTCACCGTCTGCCGCCGTACCCTCCGGCTGATCCTGACGATGCACGGCCTGATCCGCCTGGTCGACCTCGCCGAACTGCTGGCGACGGAGCTGGTCTCCAACGCCGTACGGCACACCAAGGGGCCCGCCGCCCTCCGGGTGCGCTGGTCCGGGACCGGAGTCCTCCGCCTCGGCGCCTGGGACGCGGATCCCTCGCCGCCGGAGCCGCCGCAGCCCTTCGACCGGGCCCTGGACCGTGAGGACGGGCGGGGGCTGGCGATGGTGCGGGCCTGCGCGGACGTGTGGGGTTGGCAGCCGCTGGCCCGCGAGGGCAACCGGGGCAAGTACGTCTGGTGCGAGCTGGGTACGGCCACTGCTCGCGAGGCGCGGACGGCGTGA
- a CDS encoding histidine phosphatase family protein has product MAPRILLARHGQTQWSLSGRHTGRTDVPLLEEGRQGAKLLGERLHRAPLEGLPGVEVRTSPLARARETCALAGFGERARAWDTLMEWDYGAYEGMTPDEIQAVRPGWLIWRDGVPDGEGVADVTARADEVVAWAREADRDVLVFAHGHILRSIGARWLGLPLDFAARIRLNPTSLSVLGWAYGEPALESWNDLGHLVG; this is encoded by the coding sequence ATGGCACCGCGCATCCTGCTGGCCCGGCACGGACAGACGCAGTGGTCGCTGTCCGGCAGACACACCGGCAGGACCGACGTACCGCTCCTCGAGGAGGGCCGGCAGGGCGCCAAGCTGCTCGGCGAGCGGCTGCACCGGGCGCCCCTGGAGGGGCTGCCCGGCGTCGAGGTGCGGACCAGTCCGCTGGCCCGCGCGCGGGAGACCTGCGCCCTCGCGGGCTTCGGCGAGCGCGCCCGCGCGTGGGACACGCTGATGGAGTGGGACTACGGGGCGTACGAGGGCATGACCCCGGACGAGATCCAGGCCGTCCGGCCCGGTTGGCTGATCTGGCGGGACGGGGTGCCCGACGGGGAGGGCGTGGCGGACGTCACCGCGCGTGCGGACGAGGTCGTGGCGTGGGCGCGGGAGGCGGACCGGGATGTGCTGGTCTTCGCCCACGGGCACATTCTGCGGTCGATCGGGGCGCGGTGGCTGGGGCTGCCGCTGGACTTCGCGGCGCGGATACGGCTGAACCCGACGTCGCTGTCGGTCCTGGGATGGGCCTACGGGGAGCCGGCGCTGGAGAGCTGGAACGACCTGGGGCACCTGGTGGGCTGA
- a CDS encoding response regulator transcription factor has protein sequence MASVLVVEDDQFVRSALIRHLTDASHTVRSVGTALEALREVAHLRFDVVILDLGLPDLDGSEALKMLRGITDVPVIVATARDDEAEVVRLLNAGADDYLTKPFSVEHLSARMAAVLRRVRTGPAEAAPSPVIRVGGLTVDPLRRQADLDGVRLDLTRREFDLLAFLAGRPGVVVPRKELLAEVWQQSYGDDQTIDVHLSWLRRKLGETAARPRYLHTLRGVGVKLEPPLQDPAQGPGLPGAEPPR, from the coding sequence ATGGCAAGTGTGCTCGTGGTCGAGGACGACCAGTTCGTACGCTCGGCGCTCATCCGGCACCTGACCGACGCCTCGCACACCGTGCGCAGTGTCGGTACGGCGCTGGAGGCGCTGCGCGAGGTCGCCCATCTCCGTTTCGACGTGGTGATCCTCGACCTCGGACTGCCCGACCTGGACGGCTCCGAGGCACTGAAGATGCTGCGCGGCATCACCGACGTACCCGTGATCGTCGCCACCGCCCGGGACGACGAGGCGGAGGTCGTACGGCTGTTGAACGCGGGCGCGGACGACTACCTCACCAAGCCGTTCTCCGTGGAGCACCTGTCGGCCCGCATGGCCGCCGTCCTGCGCCGGGTCCGGACCGGACCGGCGGAGGCGGCGCCCTCGCCCGTCATCCGGGTCGGCGGCCTCACCGTCGACCCCCTGCGCCGCCAGGCCGACCTGGACGGCGTGCGCCTCGACCTCACCCGCCGCGAGTTCGACCTGCTCGCCTTCCTGGCCGGCCGGCCAGGGGTCGTCGTCCCCCGCAAGGAACTGCTCGCCGAGGTCTGGCAGCAGTCCTACGGCGACGACCAGACCATCGACGTCCATCTGTCCTGGCTGCGGCGCAAGCTGGGCGAGACCGCGGCGCGGCCGCGCTACCTGCACACCCTGCGCGGTGTCGGCGTGAAGCTGGAGCCTCCCCTGCAGGACCCGGCGCAGGGCCCGGGGCTGCCCGGAGCGGAGCCGCCGCGATGA
- a CDS encoding phosphatase PAP2 family protein has product MPHTEIPGSEAAPTTRLRWWTELPLIVLVYACYSAGRLLVRGDVADAVDHGLAILRVEKALFLNAEHPLNRLFTSEPWIGIPADFWYASLHYLVTPAILIWLFRSRAVRYRAARTWLMTSTFIGLIGFTLLPTCPPRLLDKSHGFVDTMAQYSSYGWWGGEASAPRGLGGMTNQYAAMPSLHVGWALWCGVILWRYGGSRLTKVLGVVYPLVTTIVVMGTANHYFLDAVAGAAVMGAGLLLTPVVLRISHRARTRLMARFASGGTSAAPVPDGAGSPIVSAGCQTSAGERFPRQREQRFEAGAEPDPAPSDAGDETPAPAR; this is encoded by the coding sequence TTGCCGCACACCGAGATACCGGGCAGCGAGGCGGCCCCCACGACTCGGCTGCGCTGGTGGACCGAGCTGCCGCTCATCGTCCTCGTGTACGCCTGCTACTCCGCCGGCCGCCTGCTCGTGCGGGGCGACGTCGCCGACGCCGTCGACCACGGCCTCGCGATCCTGCGCGTGGAGAAGGCGCTCTTCCTCAACGCGGAGCACCCTCTCAACCGGCTCTTCACCAGCGAGCCCTGGATAGGCATACCCGCCGACTTCTGGTACGCGTCACTGCACTACCTGGTCACCCCGGCGATCCTGATCTGGCTCTTCCGCTCCCGCGCGGTGCGCTACCGGGCCGCGCGCACCTGGCTGATGACGTCCACGTTCATCGGCCTCATAGGCTTCACGCTGCTGCCGACCTGCCCGCCCCGGCTGCTGGACAAGAGCCACGGCTTCGTCGACACGATGGCCCAGTACAGCTCGTACGGCTGGTGGGGCGGCGAGGCCAGCGCGCCGCGCGGACTGGGCGGGATGACCAACCAGTACGCGGCCATGCCGAGTCTGCACGTGGGCTGGGCCCTGTGGTGCGGCGTGATCCTCTGGCGTTACGGCGGCAGCCGCCTGACGAAGGTGCTCGGCGTCGTCTACCCGTTGGTGACCACCATCGTGGTGATGGGCACCGCGAACCACTACTTCCTCGACGCGGTCGCGGGCGCGGCCGTGATGGGCGCGGGACTGCTGCTGACGCCCGTCGTGCTGCGGATCTCCCACCGGGCGCGGACCCGGCTCATGGCCCGTTTCGCCTCCGGCGGCACATCTGCCGCACCGGTCCCCGACGGCGCGGGTTCCCCGATTGTCAGTGCCGGATGCCAGACTTCCGCGGGTGAGCGATTCCCACGGCAGCGCGAGCAGCGGTTCGAAGCAGGAGCCGAGCCGGACCCCGCCCCCTCGGACGCGGGGGACGAGACTCCGGCACCGGCTCGCTGA
- a CDS encoding helix-turn-helix domain-containing protein: protein MGTKREPTARQLRLAVELRRLREASALSAREAAALLGVNSVQISQIESGITGVSEQRLRRLAAHYACTDDELIDALVVLATDRTRGWWEEYRTLLPTSFLDLSELEHHATFRWDVDFLHIPGLLQVDSYARALFSRRVPGLPEEELGLRVRHRMQRRVVIEGERPIPYEALIHEAALRIRVGGRATSRTQLTHILELSEAEHVTVRVIPFELEEFADVTAAMVYAGGAVPRLDTVVRDGPHGTLFIDSESQLGVFRTLFRRVKEVSLTPERSRDFIHRLAKEL from the coding sequence ATGGGGACCAAGCGCGAACCAACGGCACGGCAGTTGCGCTTGGCGGTCGAACTCCGCAGGCTGCGCGAGGCGTCCGCACTCAGCGCCCGCGAGGCAGCGGCACTGCTCGGCGTGAACTCTGTGCAGATCAGCCAGATCGAGTCCGGGATCACCGGCGTGAGCGAGCAACGACTACGTCGGCTCGCCGCCCATTACGCCTGCACGGACGATGAGTTGATCGACGCCCTGGTCGTCCTGGCGACCGATCGGACCCGCGGCTGGTGGGAGGAGTACCGGACCCTCCTGCCCACGTCCTTCCTGGACCTCTCCGAGCTGGAGCACCATGCCACCTTCCGCTGGGACGTGGACTTCCTGCACATCCCAGGGCTTCTCCAGGTCGACAGCTACGCGCGAGCGCTCTTTTCCCGACGCGTACCCGGACTCCCCGAGGAAGAGCTTGGGTTGCGCGTGCGGCATCGGATGCAGCGGCGCGTTGTCATCGAAGGCGAGCGGCCGATCCCTTACGAGGCACTGATCCACGAAGCGGCGTTGCGCATCCGGGTCGGAGGCCGCGCCACCTCGCGCACCCAGCTGACCCACATCCTGGAGCTTTCCGAGGCAGAGCATGTGACGGTGCGCGTCATCCCGTTCGAACTGGAGGAGTTCGCCGACGTCACAGCCGCGATGGTCTACGCCGGCGGCGCCGTCCCGCGACTGGACACCGTGGTACGCGACGGCCCCCACGGCACACTCTTCATCGATTCGGAATCACAGCTTGGCGTCTTTCGAACACTCTTCCGTAGAGTGAAGGAGGTATCGCTCACCCCCGAGCGTTCCCGTGACTTCATCCACAGGCTGGCGAAGGAACTGTGA
- a CDS encoding spermidine synthase, whose product MGKSRNARRGRAAAERVVEDVDGGRAELIPDRDRTRAWTLLIDGAPQSHVDLDDPTHLSFEYQRRLGHVIDLAAPPGRPVQAVHLGGGAFTLARYLAATRPRSTQQVVERDAALVQLVRRELPLDPGARIRVRSTDARAGLAKVPDGWADLIVADVFSGARTPAHLTSAEFLDEVRRALAPGGVYAANLADGPPLAHLRGQIATAAARFAELALVADPAVLRGKRFGNAVLAASDRPLPVAELTRRAASDPQPARVEHGRALADFTGGATPVTDAAAVDSPAPPPSVFR is encoded by the coding sequence ATGGGAAAGTCCAGGAACGCCCGCCGCGGGCGCGCTGCCGCCGAGAGGGTCGTCGAGGACGTCGACGGCGGACGCGCCGAGCTGATCCCCGACCGGGACCGGACCCGGGCCTGGACCCTGCTGATCGACGGGGCCCCGCAGTCGCACGTCGACCTCGACGACCCGACCCACCTGTCCTTCGAGTACCAGCGCCGTCTCGGGCACGTCATCGACCTCGCCGCCCCGCCGGGCAGGCCCGTCCAGGCCGTGCACCTCGGCGGCGGCGCCTTCACCCTCGCCCGCTATCTCGCCGCCACCCGCCCCCGCTCCACCCAGCAGGTCGTCGAGCGGGACGCCGCCCTCGTCCAACTGGTCCGCCGGGAGCTGCCCCTGGACCCCGGCGCGCGGATCCGGGTGCGCTCCACCGACGCCCGCGCCGGACTGGCCAAGGTGCCCGACGGCTGGGCGGACCTGATCGTCGCGGACGTCTTCAGCGGCGCCCGCACCCCGGCCCACCTGACGTCCGCCGAGTTCCTGGACGAGGTCCGGCGCGCGCTCGCGCCCGGCGGGGTCTACGCCGCCAACCTCGCCGACGGCCCGCCCCTCGCCCACCTGCGCGGCCAGATCGCCACCGCCGCGGCCCGGTTCGCGGAACTCGCCCTCGTCGCCGACCCCGCGGTGCTGCGCGGCAAGCGCTTCGGCAACGCCGTCCTCGCCGCCTCCGACCGCCCGTTGCCGGTCGCCGAACTCACCCGCCGCGCCGCCTCCGACCCGCAGCCCGCCCGGGTGGAACACGGCCGCGCGCTGGCCGACTTCACGGGCGGCGCGACACCGGTGACGGACGCGGCGGCGGTGGACTCGCCCGCGCCACCGCCCTCCGTCTTCCGCTGA
- a CDS encoding AAA domain-containing protein, which produces MLHDTLHGTERGVVVDSPPGAGKSTLVVRAALELAEAGRALMVVAQTNAQVDDLVLRLAEKNPELPVGRLHSSDTDAYDKALDDLANVRTSAKAADLAGLAVVLSTAAKWAHVKVDEPWRHAIVDEAYQMRSDSLLAVAGLFERALFVGDPGQLDPFATVGSEQWAGLAYDPSASAVTTLLAHNPGLPQHRLPVSWRLPASAARLVSDAFYPYTPFRSGTGHGDRSLAFAVPSDGSGPDRVIDEAAVSGWGLLELPARHTPRTDPEAVRAVASVVRRLLDREGAAMSERSPDPVPLTAARIAVGTAHRDQAAAVRAALADLGVSDVTVDTANRLQGREYDVTVVLHPLSGRPDATAFHLETGRLCVLTSRHRHACIVVCREGVDGLLDDYPSTEPVQLGTLVKFPDGWEANHAVLAHLAEHRVAWHP; this is translated from the coding sequence ATCCTTCACGACACGCTGCACGGCACGGAGCGCGGGGTCGTCGTGGATTCCCCGCCGGGCGCCGGCAAGTCCACGCTGGTCGTCCGGGCGGCGCTGGAGCTGGCCGAGGCCGGCCGCGCCCTGATGGTGGTGGCGCAGACCAACGCCCAGGTGGACGACCTGGTCCTGCGCCTCGCCGAGAAGAACCCCGAGCTGCCGGTGGGCCGGCTGCACAGCAGCGACACCGACGCGTACGACAAGGCGCTCGACGACCTGGCGAACGTACGCACCTCGGCGAAGGCCGCCGACCTCGCGGGCCTTGCGGTCGTCCTGTCCACGGCCGCGAAGTGGGCGCACGTCAAGGTGGACGAGCCGTGGCGGCACGCGATCGTGGACGAGGCGTACCAGATGCGCTCGGACTCGCTGCTGGCGGTCGCCGGGCTCTTCGAACGGGCGCTGTTCGTGGGCGACCCCGGCCAGCTGGACCCGTTCGCGACGGTGGGCAGCGAGCAGTGGGCGGGCCTGGCGTACGACCCGTCGGCCTCCGCCGTGACGACCCTCCTCGCCCACAACCCCGGCCTCCCCCAGCACCGTCTTCCGGTCTCCTGGCGCCTCCCGGCCTCGGCGGCCCGCCTGGTCTCGGACGCGTTCTACCCGTACACGCCGTTCCGCAGCGGCACCGGCCACGGCGACCGGAGCCTGGCCTTCGCGGTGCCGTCGGACGGCTCGGGCCCCGACCGGGTGATCGACGAGGCCGCGGTCTCCGGCTGGGGCCTGCTGGAGCTGCCCGCCCGGCACACCCCGCGCACCGACCCGGAGGCGGTGCGTGCGGTGGCGTCGGTGGTCCGGCGGCTGCTGGACCGGGAGGGCGCGGCGATGTCGGAACGCTCCCCCGATCCGGTCCCGTTGACCGCCGCCCGCATCGCCGTCGGCACCGCGCACCGGGACCAGGCCGCCGCGGTGCGGGCCGCGCTGGCCGACCTCGGGGTGAGCGACGTGACCGTGGACACGGCGAACCGGCTCCAGGGCCGGGAGTACGACGTCACGGTCGTCCTGCACCCCCTCTCCGGCCGCCCCGACGCCACCGCCTTCCACCTGGAGACGGGCCGCCTCTGCGTCCTGACCTCTCGCCACCGGCACGCCTGCATCGTGGTCTGCCGCGAGGGAGTCGACGGGCTCCTGGACGACTACCCGTCCACGGAGCCGGTCCAACTGGGCACGCTGGTGAAGTTCCCGGACGGGTGGGAGGCGAACCACGCGGTGCTGGCGCACCTGGCGGAGCACCGCGTGGCCTGGCACCCCTGA
- a CDS encoding sensor histidine kinase: MRWALVKVSLAVTAMVVVAFAVPLGLVIREMARDRAFSNAEREAAAVAPALSITTDRDQLERVVASAGSDAGMAVHIPASGEPTDGAGQRAADIGRQRATDEDIAAVREMGRASTTEVDGGSTLLQPVALSSGEIAVVEVYVPESEVTNGVATAWAVLAAVGAALIVGSVAVADRLGVRMVRPAQRLVEGAHQLGEGRLGSRVPVEGPTELRLAAVAFNSMADQVVQLLANERELAADLSHRLRTPLTVLRLNAASLGDGPAAEQTRSAVEQLEREVDTIIRTARDAKPQTAAAGPGAGCDAAEVVRERMGFWSALAEDEGRKWRVAGADRPVRIPVARADLAASLDALLGNVFRHTAEGTAFAVDLHNGEDAVIVLVSDAGAGIPDPEAAMARGRGSGSDGSTGLGLDIVRRMAESTGGDVRIGSSVLGGTEVRIWVQLDGRTAPERRGHRGAVRRRRQPRRTAGINRPRSLP, encoded by the coding sequence ATGAGGTGGGCCCTGGTCAAGGTGTCGCTGGCGGTCACCGCGATGGTCGTGGTCGCCTTCGCCGTCCCCCTGGGACTCGTCATCCGGGAGATGGCCCGGGACCGCGCCTTCTCCAACGCCGAACGGGAGGCGGCCGCGGTCGCCCCCGCGCTGTCCATCACCACCGACCGCGACCAGTTGGAGCGCGTCGTCGCCTCCGCCGGCTCGGACGCCGGAATGGCCGTGCACATACCGGCGTCCGGCGAGCCCACCGACGGCGCGGGGCAGCGGGCCGCCGACATCGGCCGGCAGCGCGCCACCGACGAGGACATCGCCGCCGTGCGCGAGATGGGCCGTGCCTCCACCACCGAGGTGGACGGCGGTTCCACGCTGCTCCAGCCGGTCGCGCTCAGCTCCGGCGAGATCGCCGTGGTCGAGGTGTACGTCCCCGAGTCCGAGGTCACCAACGGGGTCGCGACGGCCTGGGCGGTGCTCGCCGCGGTCGGCGCCGCCCTGATCGTCGGCTCCGTCGCGGTCGCCGACCGGCTGGGCGTGCGGATGGTGCGGCCCGCGCAGCGCCTGGTCGAGGGCGCGCACCAGTTGGGGGAGGGACGGCTGGGCTCGCGGGTGCCCGTGGAGGGGCCGACCGAACTGCGGCTCGCGGCCGTCGCGTTCAACTCCATGGCCGACCAGGTGGTCCAGCTCCTCGCCAACGAACGCGAGCTGGCCGCCGACCTGTCCCACCGCCTCCGTACGCCGCTGACCGTGCTGCGGCTCAACGCGGCCTCGCTCGGCGACGGGCCGGCCGCCGAGCAGACCCGGTCCGCCGTCGAGCAGTTGGAGCGCGAGGTCGACACCATCATCCGCACCGCCCGGGACGCCAAGCCGCAGACGGCCGCCGCCGGTCCGGGCGCCGGGTGCGACGCGGCCGAGGTGGTGCGCGAGCGGATGGGGTTCTGGTCCGCGCTCGCCGAGGACGAGGGCCGCAAGTGGCGGGTGGCCGGCGCCGACCGGCCGGTGCGCATCCCCGTGGCCCGCGCCGACCTGGCCGCCTCCCTCGACGCCCTGCTCGGCAACGTCTTCCGGCACACCGCCGAGGGCACCGCCTTCGCGGTCGACCTGCACAACGGCGAGGACGCGGTGATCGTGCTCGTGTCGGACGCGGGCGCCGGCATACCCGACCCGGAGGCGGCGATGGCCCGCGGCCGGGGTTCGGGCAGCGACGGCTCGACCGGGCTCGGCCTGGACATCGTGCGCCGCATGGCCGAGTCGACCGGCGGCGACGTCCGCATCGGCTCCTCCGTGCTGGGCGGCACCGAGGTGCGCATCTGGGTGCAGCTCGACGGGCGGACGGCGCCCGAGCGGCGCGGCCACCGGGGAGCGGTGCGGCGCCGCCGGCAGCCCCGGCGGACGGCCGGCATTAATCGGCCCCGATCTCTTCCTTAA
- a CDS encoding VOC family protein translates to MSAPNLFLVYVTDVERATAFYSDLFDIKPVMTTPRYVPFEVAPGVLFALWSGRADQVAPGTPRTSEVGLMVPGSSAAIDEIHAAWVAKGVTVVEEPHDEVFGRTFVIADPDGNLIRVSPVD, encoded by the coding sequence ATGTCCGCACCGAATCTCTTCCTCGTCTACGTCACCGACGTCGAGCGCGCGACCGCCTTCTACTCCGACCTGTTCGACATCAAGCCGGTGATGACCACACCCCGCTACGTTCCGTTCGAGGTCGCCCCGGGCGTGCTGTTCGCGCTCTGGAGCGGCCGCGCGGACCAGGTCGCCCCGGGGACGCCGCGCACCTCGGAGGTCGGCCTTATGGTCCCGGGATCCTCGGCGGCCATCGACGAGATCCACGCCGCGTGGGTGGCCAAGGGCGTCACGGTGGTCGAGGAACCCCACGACGAGGTCTTCGGCCGCACCTTCGTGATCGCGGACCCGGACGGCAACCTGATCCGGGTGTCGCCGGTCGACTAG